One genomic window of Paeniglutamicibacter sp. Y32M11 includes the following:
- a CDS encoding Rieske 2Fe-2S domain-containing protein: protein MTTEMTEVTDTEQFDEVRLIDAGSNPTRFARGWHCLGRAKDFRDGKPHTVKVFGTKVVIWADTKDKLNVLDAFCRHMGGDLSKGEIKGDEISCPFHDWRWGGDGKCKEVPYAQRVPLRARTAAWETMEKNGLLFVWNDPQGNPPPADVTVPEIEGFGTDEWSDWSWNTFLVEGSNCREIVDNVVDMAHFFYVHYQMPQYFKNIFEGHVAAQHMRSTGRDDIHTGVQLDMPDSETISDAAYYGPSFMLDTIYTVAGDTTVETKLVNCHYPISQDSFVLMFGTSVHTIDGVTQEQADAMAEMFTEGVETQFKQDVEIWKHKTRIENPLLTAEDGPVYQLRRWYEQFFVDVEDITEDMVARFEFEVDTTKALETWKVEVAENLAKGIVPEQDPTKAKA from the coding sequence ATGACTACTGAAATGACAGAAGTCACTGACACCGAGCAGTTCGACGAAGTTCGCCTGATCGACGCGGGCAGTAACCCGACCCGCTTCGCCCGCGGCTGGCACTGTCTGGGCCGCGCGAAGGACTTCCGCGACGGCAAGCCGCACACCGTCAAGGTCTTCGGCACCAAGGTTGTCATCTGGGCAGACACCAAGGACAAGCTCAACGTGCTGGACGCGTTCTGCCGCCATATGGGTGGGGACCTGTCCAAGGGCGAAATCAAGGGCGACGAGATCTCCTGCCCGTTCCACGACTGGCGCTGGGGCGGCGACGGCAAGTGCAAGGAGGTTCCTTACGCACAGCGTGTGCCGTTGCGTGCCCGTACCGCGGCCTGGGAGACCATGGAGAAAAACGGCCTGCTCTTTGTCTGGAACGACCCGCAAGGCAACCCTCCTCCGGCTGATGTCACCGTCCCGGAGATCGAGGGCTTCGGCACCGACGAGTGGAGCGACTGGTCCTGGAACACCTTCCTGGTAGAGGGCTCGAACTGCCGCGAGATCGTGGACAACGTCGTTGACATGGCGCACTTCTTCTACGTGCACTACCAGATGCCGCAGTACTTCAAGAACATCTTCGAAGGCCACGTCGCAGCCCAGCACATGCGCTCGACCGGCCGCGATGACATCCACACCGGCGTACAGCTGGATATGCCGGACTCGGAGACCATCTCCGACGCCGCGTACTACGGTCCGTCGTTCATGCTGGACACCATATACACGGTCGCCGGGGACACCACTGTAGAGACCAAGCTGGTCAACTGCCACTACCCGATCTCGCAGGACTCGTTCGTGCTGATGTTCGGCACCTCCGTCCACACCATCGACGGAGTCACCCAGGAGCAGGCCGACGCTATGGCCGAGATGTTCACCGAAGGCGTGGAGACCCAATTCAAGCAGGACGTTGAGATCTGGAAGCACAAGACCCGCATCGAGAACCCCCTGTTGACCGCAGAGGATGGACCGGTCTACCAGCTGCGCCGCTGGTACGAGCAGTTCTTCGTGGATGTCGAGGACATCACCGAAGACATGGTCGCCCGCTTCGAATTCGAGGTGGACACCACCAAGGCCCTGGAAACCTGGAAGGTCGAGGTCGCCGAGAACTTGGCCAAGGGCATCGTTCCCGAGCAGGATCCGACCAAGGCGAAGGCCTAG